CACCAGCTGCACCAGACGTTTTCCCTGCCGGAAATGCACGGACAGGTCCCTGACGGTGAGGATGGCATTCATTGGCGCACCGCCTTGGGATCAAGGGCATCGCGCAGGCAGTCGCCCAGCATGTTGAAGGCCCCTACCAGCACCACCACGGCGATACCGGGGACGATCATCTGTTCGGGATTGGAGACCATGACGTTCTTGGCCTCGTTGAGCATGGCACCCCATTCGGGCACGGGGGCCTGGACGCCCAGCCCGAGGAAGGAGAGGGTGGAGATGTTGAGGATGGCCCAGCCCGTATCCAGCGAGGCCAGCACGGCCAGTTCCGCGGCGATGCAGGGCAGCATGTGCCGCGTGAGGATGTAGAAGTTCCCCGAGCCGATGCTGCGGGAGAAGAGCACGAAGTTCATGCCCGTGTACTTGATGGTGGCGGTGCGGATCATGCGGGCGTACCAGGCCCATTTGATGAAGATGCTGGCAATGACCACGTTGCGGATGTCCACGCCCAGCAGGGCGACCACGGCCAGGATGATGATCTGGCTGGGGAAGGAGAGCATGACGTCCACCACGCGCATGATGACCTCGTCCACCGTGCCGCGGAAGTAGCCGGCGGTGATGCCCATGATCACGCCCAGCCCGATGGTGCCCAGCATGGTCAGCAGGGAAAGGAAAAGCGTGGG
This is a stretch of genomic DNA from Desulfovibrio piger. It encodes these proteins:
- the opp1C gene encoding nickel/cobalt ABC transporter permease gives rise to the protein MLQQLFKNPMALLCMGIVLVTALLGIFAPWVAPNDPYANDILNKFDSPSWHYPLGTDHLGRCVFSRMLFGIRPTLFLSLLTMLGTIGLGVIMGITAGYFRGTVDEVIMRVVDVMLSFPSQIIILAVVALLGVDIRNVVIASIFIKWAWYARMIRTATIKYTGMNFVLFSRSIGSGNFYILTRHMLPCIAAELAVLASLDTGWAILNISTLSFLGLGVQAPVPEWGAMLNEAKNVMVSNPEQMIVPGIAVVVLVGAFNMLGDCLRDALDPKAVRQ